In Nitrososphaerota archaeon, a genomic segment contains:
- a CDS encoding DUF438 domain-containing protein, with product MNEEKKKTIMEIIKQLHRGALPEEIKEKFKQILEGISPLEIARVEQELIKEGIPREEIQRLCDIHLAVFREQLEKQKFEIPSWHPINILIEEHKIMLKLSEEFINVTNRIQQVNDIIKEMHNLKHISEEFHDSEKHYLREENVLFPYLEKHGITEPPAIMWMEHNQIREKKKQFYNLIENYNTMDFKEVKKQFNEVARSLSSLLANHFFKENNILFPTALQVITEQEWIDIRKEFDEIGYCCFTPEHLIAIPTIKEVREAEVKHISEELEFETGKLSKREIEAILNT from the coding sequence TTACCAGAGGAAATAAAAGAAAAATTTAAACAAATTCTTGAGGGTATAAGTCCACTTGAAATAGCTAGAGTTGAACAAGAACTTATAAAAGAAGGAATACCTAGAGAAGAAATTCAAAGATTATGCGATATTCATCTAGCTGTTTTCAGAGAACAATTAGAAAAACAAAAATTTGAAATTCCATCATGGCATCCAATCAATATACTTATAGAAGAACATAAAATTATGTTAAAACTTTCAGAAGAGTTTATCAATGTTACAAATAGAATTCAACAAGTAAATGATATTATTAAAGAAATGCATAATCTTAAACATATATCAGAAGAATTTCATGATTCAGAAAAACATTATTTAAGAGAAGAAAATGTGCTTTTTCCATATTTAGAAAAACATGGTATTACAGAACCACCAGCTATAATGTGGATGGAACATAATCAAATAAGAGAGAAAAAGAAGCAATTTTATAATTTAATAGAGAATTATAATACCATGGATTTCAAAGAAGTTAAAAAGCAATTTAATGAAGTTGCCAGATCTTTAAGTAGTCTTCTTGCAAACCATTTCTTTAAAGAGAATAATATCCTTTTCCCTACTGCTTTACAAGTAATAACAGAACAAGAATGGATAGATATTAGAAAAGAATTTGATGAGATTGGATATTGCTGTTTTACACCAGAACATTTAATAGCAATACCTACTATAAAAGAAGTAAGAGAAGCTGAAGTTAAACATATATCAGAAGAATTAGAATTTGAAACAGGAAAACTTTCAAAAAGAGAAATTGAAGCTATTTTAAATACTC